One window of the Klebsiella sp. WP3-W18-ESBL-02 genome contains the following:
- the yjdN gene encoding VOC family metalloprotein YjdN — translation MPLSPYLAFSGNCADAIAYYQQALGAELRAKITFGEMPPSAMDDEGGCPSGQQFPDSAIAHASVHIAGSDIMMSDTAAPDDHAYSGFTLVLDTQDVKEGKHWFDNLAANGKVEIPWQETFWAHGFGRVIDRYGVPWMINVVKQQEPTL, via the coding sequence ATGCCGTTAAGTCCCTATCTCGCCTTTTCCGGCAACTGCGCCGATGCCATTGCCTACTATCAGCAGGCGCTGGGTGCGGAGCTGCGCGCCAAAATCACCTTCGGTGAAATGCCGCCGTCCGCGATGGATGACGAGGGGGGCTGCCCCTCCGGCCAGCAGTTCCCCGACAGCGCCATCGCTCACGCCAGCGTCCACATTGCGGGCAGCGACATCATGATGAGCGACACCGCCGCGCCGGATGACCACGCCTATTCCGGCTTTACGCTGGTGCTCGACACCCAGGACGTCAAAGAGGGTAAGCACTGGTTCGACAACCTTGCCGCCAACGGCAAGGTTGAGATTCCGTGGCAAGAGACCTTCTGGGCGCACGGTTTCGGCCGCGTCATCGACAGATACGGCGTGCCGTGGATGATCAACGTCGTCAAACAGCAGGAACCCACCCTCTGA
- the proP gene encoding glycine betaine/L-proline transporter ProP translates to MLRRKKVKPITLRDVTIIDDAKLRKAITAASLGNAMEWFDFGVYGFVAYALGKVFFPDADPSVQMIAALGTFSVPFLIRPLGGLFFGMLGDKYGRQKILSITIIIMSLSTFCIGLIPSYETIGIWAPVLLLLCKMAQGFSVGGEYTGASIFVAEYSPDRKRGFMGSWLDFGSIAGFVLGAGLVVLLSTAVGEANFLEWGWRIPFFVALPLGIIGLYLRHALEETPAFQQHVDKLEQGDRQGLQDGPKVSFKEIATKHWRSLLACIGLVISTNVTYYMLLTYMPSYLSHNLHYSEDHGVLIIIAIMIGMLFVQPVMGLLSDRFGRRPFVVVGSIALLVFAIPAFTLINSNSIGLIFTGLLVLAVILNCFTGVMASSLPAMFPTHIRYSALASAFNISVLVAGLTPTLAAWLVESSQNLMMPAYYLMIIAVIGLITGVMMKETANRPLKGATPAASDIQEAREILQEHHDHIEHKIEDIDAEIAALQEKRSQLVMQHPKINE, encoded by the coding sequence ATGCTTAGAAGGAAAAAAGTAAAACCGATCACGTTACGTGACGTCACCATCATCGATGATGCTAAACTACGCAAAGCGATCACCGCCGCCTCGCTGGGCAATGCGATGGAGTGGTTTGATTTCGGTGTTTATGGGTTTGTGGCCTACGCGCTGGGTAAAGTCTTCTTCCCGGACGCCGATCCTAGCGTACAGATGATTGCTGCGCTGGGGACGTTCTCGGTGCCGTTCCTGATTCGTCCGCTGGGCGGTCTATTCTTCGGGATGCTCGGGGATAAATACGGGCGACAGAAGATTCTGTCAATCACCATCATTATTATGTCCCTCAGTACATTCTGTATCGGCCTTATTCCGTCGTATGAGACGATAGGTATTTGGGCGCCGGTGCTGCTGCTGTTGTGTAAAATGGCACAGGGCTTCTCCGTGGGCGGTGAATATACCGGGGCGTCGATCTTCGTGGCCGAATATTCCCCAGACCGTAAGCGTGGCTTTATGGGCAGCTGGCTGGACTTTGGCTCGATTGCCGGTTTTGTGCTGGGTGCTGGGCTGGTGGTTCTGCTCTCCACGGCCGTCGGCGAAGCGAACTTCCTTGAATGGGGCTGGCGTATTCCGTTCTTCGTCGCGCTGCCGCTGGGTATCATTGGCCTCTATCTGCGCCATGCGCTGGAAGAGACGCCAGCGTTTCAGCAGCACGTGGACAAGCTGGAACAGGGCGATCGTCAGGGTCTGCAGGATGGGCCGAAAGTGTCGTTTAAAGAGATTGCCACCAAACACTGGCGCAGCCTGCTGGCCTGTATCGGCCTGGTTATCTCAACCAACGTCACCTACTACATGCTGCTGACCTATATGCCGAGCTACCTGTCGCATAACCTGCACTACTCGGAAGACCACGGGGTGCTGATTATCATCGCCATTATGATCGGTATGCTGTTCGTGCAGCCGGTAATGGGGCTGCTGAGCGACCGTTTTGGCCGTCGTCCGTTCGTCGTGGTGGGCAGTATCGCGCTGTTGGTGTTCGCTATTCCGGCCTTTACGCTGATTAACAGCAACTCCATCGGCCTGATTTTCACCGGTCTGCTGGTGCTGGCCGTGATCCTTAACTGCTTTACCGGGGTGATGGCGTCCTCGCTGCCGGCGATGTTCCCGACCCACATCCGCTACAGCGCGCTGGCCAGCGCCTTTAATATCTCCGTGCTGGTTGCCGGTCTGACGCCAACGCTGGCGGCATGGCTGGTGGAGTCGTCGCAGAACCTGATGATGCCGGCGTATTATCTGATGATCATCGCGGTGATCGGTTTGATTACCGGCGTGATGATGAAAGAAACCGCCAACCGTCCGCTGAAGGGCGCGACGCCTGCGGCTTCGGACATTCAGGAAGCGCGTGAGATTCTTCAGGAACATCACGACCACATTGAGCATAAAATTGAAGACATTGATGCTGAGATTGCCGCGCTGCAGGAGAAACGCTCGCAGCTGGTAATGCAGCATCCGAAGATTAACGAGTAG
- the phnD gene encoding phosphonate ABC transporter substrate-binding protein produces MSYKAVAALAFTSMFSLSTLLTPVHAEEQEKALNFGIISTESQQNLKPQWEPFLKDMEKSLGVKVNAFFAPDYAGIIQGMRFNKVDIAWYGNLSAMEAVDRANGQVFAQTVAADGSPGYWSVLIVNKDSPINNLNDLLAKRKELTFGNGDPNSTSGFLVPGYYVFAKNNASASDFKRTVNASHETNALAVANKQVDVATNNTENLDKLKVSAPDKLKALKVIWKSPLIPSDPIVWRKNLSESTKDKVYSFFMNYGKTPEEKAVLERLGWAPFRASSDLQLLPIRQLTLFKEMQAVKGNGTLNADEKASKTAEIQARLSDLDRTTAAIGAMTSVTKAVQ; encoded by the coding sequence ATGAGTTATAAAGCCGTTGCCGCGCTGGCTTTTACCAGCATGTTTAGCCTCAGCACCCTGTTAACGCCAGTACACGCGGAGGAACAGGAGAAAGCGCTGAACTTCGGCATTATTTCGACGGAATCACAGCAGAACTTAAAACCGCAATGGGAACCGTTCCTGAAGGACATGGAAAAGTCGCTGGGCGTAAAGGTTAACGCCTTCTTCGCACCGGACTACGCGGGGATTATCCAGGGGATGCGCTTTAACAAGGTCGATATCGCTTGGTACGGCAACCTCTCCGCCATGGAAGCGGTGGACCGCGCTAACGGTCAGGTATTCGCTCAGACCGTGGCCGCCGACGGCTCCCCTGGCTACTGGAGCGTGCTGATCGTCAACAAAGACAGCCCAATCAACAACCTCAACGACCTGCTCGCCAAGCGTAAAGAGCTGACCTTCGGCAACGGTGACCCGAACTCCACCTCCGGCTTCCTGGTCCCAGGCTACTACGTCTTCGCCAAAAACAACGCTTCCGCCAGCGACTTCAAGCGCACGGTCAACGCCAGCCATGAAACCAACGCCCTGGCCGTTGCCAACAAGCAGGTGGATGTCGCCACCAACAACACCGAAAACCTCGACAAGCTGAAGGTCTCCGCGCCGGACAAGCTGAAAGCGCTGAAGGTTATCTGGAAGTCACCGCTGATCCCAAGCGACCCAATCGTGTGGCGTAAAAACCTGTCTGAGTCCACCAAGGACAAGGTGTACAGCTTCTTTATGAACTACGGCAAAACGCCGGAAGAGAAGGCGGTGCTGGAACGTCTGGGCTGGGCACCGTTCCGCGCTTCCAGCGACCTGCAACTGCTGCCGATTCGCCAGCTGACGTTGTTTAAAGAGATGCAGGCCGTGAAGGGCAACGGCACGCTGAACGCCGACGAGAAGGCCAGTAAGACCGCCGAGATTCAGGCGCGTCTGAGCGACCTTGACCGTACCACGGCGGCGATTGGCGCGATGACGTCAGTCACCAAAGCGGTGCAGTAA
- a CDS encoding HlyD family type I secretion periplasmic adaptor subunit yields the protein MRNANRLNRLMKWLFGDKNTATLTANEVNKALLDDSPRVVRITLWAILGFFIVMITWASLADIDEVTRGDGKAIPSSRLQKIQNLEGGIVAEVFVHEGEVVQAGAPLLRLDDTRFRSNAGESEADRLALEARIQRLTAQLDNKETLTLSPDILEKSPDIANGEMELFASVNKRIQSELSGLNEQLVQKKQELLDYQAKGSQYRRSLGLLQQEISMSEPLVAKGAISKVEVLRLRRSEVETRGQLESVTLAVPRAEAAIKEIESKIGETRGRYRSEALSQLNEARTDLSKIEASGKAIEDRVNRTLVTSPVRGIVQQLMVNTIGGVIQPGNDLVEIVPLDDTLLVEAKIRPQDIAFLRPGQEAIVKFTAYDYTIYGGLKARLEQISPDTVTDKDGKSFYAIRLRTDKNHLGSDEKPLIIIPGMVASVDIITGKKTILAYLLKPILRARAEAFRER from the coding sequence ATGCGCAACGCTAACCGACTTAACCGCCTGATGAAGTGGCTTTTTGGCGACAAAAATACCGCAACGCTCACCGCCAACGAGGTGAATAAAGCACTGCTCGACGATTCCCCGCGCGTGGTGCGTATCACCCTGTGGGCAATTCTCGGCTTCTTTATCGTCATGATTACCTGGGCGTCGCTGGCCGACATTGATGAAGTGACGCGCGGCGACGGCAAGGCAATTCCCTCTTCTCGTCTGCAAAAAATCCAGAACCTGGAGGGCGGGATTGTCGCCGAGGTGTTCGTTCATGAAGGGGAAGTGGTACAGGCCGGCGCGCCGCTGCTGCGCCTGGATGACACCCGTTTTCGCTCCAACGCGGGCGAATCGGAGGCCGACCGCCTGGCGCTGGAGGCGCGTATTCAGCGCCTGACCGCGCAGCTGGATAATAAAGAAACCCTGACCCTATCGCCGGATATTCTCGAAAAATCGCCGGATATAGCTAACGGGGAAATGGAGTTGTTCGCCAGCGTCAACAAGCGCATTCAGAGCGAGCTGTCCGGGCTGAACGAGCAATTGGTGCAGAAGAAACAGGAACTGCTGGACTACCAGGCCAAAGGCTCGCAGTACCGCCGCAGTCTGGGCCTGCTGCAGCAGGAAATCAGCATGTCGGAACCGCTGGTCGCCAAGGGCGCGATTTCTAAAGTTGAAGTGCTGCGTCTGCGCCGGTCCGAGGTGGAAACACGCGGCCAGCTTGAGTCCGTCACGCTGGCGGTCCCGAGGGCCGAGGCAGCGATTAAAGAGATTGAGAGCAAAATCGGCGAGACGCGCGGCCGCTATCGCAGCGAAGCGCTGTCGCAGCTCAACGAGGCGCGTACCGATCTCAGTAAAATCGAAGCCTCCGGCAAAGCGATTGAAGACCGGGTCAACCGTACGCTCGTCACCTCACCGGTGCGCGGCATCGTGCAGCAGCTAATGGTTAACACCATTGGCGGCGTAATTCAGCCGGGTAACGATCTGGTGGAAATTGTCCCGCTGGACGATACGCTGCTGGTTGAGGCGAAAATCCGCCCGCAGGACATCGCGTTTCTGCGCCCGGGTCAGGAAGCCATCGTAAAATTCACCGCCTACGACTACACCATCTACGGCGGCCTGAAGGCCAGGCTGGAACAAATCAGCCCCGATACGGTGACCGATAAAGACGGTAAGAGCTTCTATGCCATTCGTCTGCGCACGGACAAAAACCACCTCGGCAGCGACGAAAAGCCGCTGATCATTATTCCGGGGATGGTGGCGTCGGTGGATATCATTACCGGTAAGAAAACCATTCTCGCCTATCTGCTCAAACCGATTCTACGCGCACGGGCCGAAGCGTTTCGCGAACGCTAA
- a CDS encoding TolC family outer membrane protein, with amino-acid sequence MNKHIRVLAGISLPLLFANGVSAATLEQAVKDSLLWHPQVSAPVNSRYSADQDLRAAKGGYLPTLDMSAGTGWEQTDNASTRAADDHRRNLHRSESSINLRQNVFNGFATSSEVARQRATVNSRAFSVMNTSEVTALDAIQSYLDVLMRQKMVQLAQDNLKSHERIFDQIRLRTEQGVGRTADYEQAQARLAQAKNNLLTEQTNLQDAQANYYSVVGKEASGLSMPMATKLPGSQAEARKQMLENSPLLKQADSDVEATRQQYEAAKSRFYPSVDIDVGRRMDNNTDGTRGHDQEWQAMVRMNYNLFNGGSDKAQLSSYAYKMQEAQDVKRNALRQLDEELRLSWNAWQNAKQQVPIAKDYADRSAVVRTAYQEQFSIGERSLLDMLDSENEVFNAQRRYVEMQFTEMFTTYRINARIGDLLKQLNIQAPSAAQPVEVQQTAHSNLPDLK; translated from the coding sequence ATGAATAAACATATTCGGGTATTAGCGGGCATCTCTCTGCCATTATTGTTTGCTAACGGCGTGAGCGCGGCAACGCTTGAACAAGCGGTCAAAGACAGCCTGCTGTGGCATCCGCAGGTGAGTGCGCCGGTTAACAGCCGCTATTCGGCCGATCAGGATCTACGGGCGGCAAAGGGCGGCTACCTGCCGACGTTGGACATGTCTGCCGGTACCGGCTGGGAACAGACCGACAATGCGTCAACGCGTGCGGCTGACGACCACCGTCGTAACCTGCACCGCAGCGAGTCGAGCATCAATCTGCGCCAGAACGTGTTCAACGGTTTTGCCACCTCAAGCGAAGTGGCTCGCCAGAGGGCTACCGTCAACTCGCGCGCGTTCTCGGTCATGAACACCAGCGAAGTGACCGCGCTGGATGCTATCCAAAGCTATCTTGACGTACTGATGCGCCAGAAGATGGTGCAGTTGGCGCAGGATAACCTGAAAAGCCACGAGCGTATTTTCGATCAGATTCGTTTACGCACCGAGCAAGGCGTAGGCCGTACCGCCGACTATGAACAGGCGCAGGCGCGTCTGGCGCAGGCGAAAAACAACCTGCTGACAGAGCAAACTAACCTGCAAGATGCGCAGGCTAACTACTACAGCGTCGTCGGCAAAGAAGCCAGCGGGCTGTCGATGCCGATGGCAACCAAACTGCCGGGATCGCAGGCCGAAGCGCGTAAGCAGATGCTGGAAAACAGCCCGCTGCTGAAGCAGGCGGACTCAGACGTTGAGGCCACTCGCCAGCAGTACGAAGCGGCCAAATCCCGCTTCTACCCGAGCGTAGATATCGACGTGGGGCGCCGCATGGATAACAACACTGACGGTACCCGCGGCCACGATCAGGAGTGGCAGGCGATGGTGCGTATGAATTACAACCTGTTTAACGGCGGCAGCGATAAAGCTCAGCTGTCATCTTACGCGTATAAAATGCAGGAAGCGCAGGACGTGAAGCGTAACGCCCTCCGCCAGTTGGATGAAGAGCTGCGTTTGTCGTGGAACGCCTGGCAGAACGCCAAACAGCAGGTACCGATCGCCAAAGATTATGCCGATCGCAGCGCCGTGGTGCGCACCGCCTACCAGGAACAGTTCAGCATCGGCGAGCGTAGCCTGCTGGATATGCTGGACAGCGAAAACGAAGTATTTAACGCCCAGCGCCGCTATGTCGAGATGCAGTTTACGGAGATGTTCACCACCTACCGCATCAACGCACGCATCGGCGATCTGTTAAAACAGCTGAATATTCAGGCACCGTCTGCCGCGCAGCCGGTCGAGGTACAGCAAACCGCACACAGCAACTTACCTGACCTGAAGTAA
- a CDS encoding zinc ribbon domain-containing protein YjdM yields the protein MSLPHCPQCNSEYTYEDNGMFICPECAHEWNDAEPAHDADELIVKDANGNLLADGDSVTVVKDLKVKGSSSMLKIGTKVKNIRLVEGDHNIDCKIDGFGPMKLKSEFVKKN from the coding sequence ATGTCATTACCCCACTGCCCACAATGCAACTCCGAATACACCTACGAAGACAACGGCATGTTCATCTGCCCGGAGTGTGCGCATGAGTGGAACGACGCTGAGCCGGCGCACGACGCTGACGAGCTGATCGTTAAAGACGCTAACGGCAACCTGCTGGCCGATGGCGACAGCGTGACCGTCGTCAAAGACCTGAAGGTCAAAGGCAGCTCTTCGATGCTGAAAATCGGCACCAAAGTGAAGAACATCCGTCTTGTTGAAGGCGACCACAACATCGATTGCAAAATCGACGGTTTCGGCCCAATGAAGCTGAAATCCGAGTTTGTGAAAAAGAACTGA
- the kdgT gene encoding 2-keto-3-deoxygluconate transporter, with translation MKIKATMERIPGGMMLIPLLLGAVLNTFAPNTGEYFGSFTKGMIGGTVPILAVWFFCIGASIDLRATGTVLRKSGTLVLTKIAVAWVVAMIAAMFIPDTGIQTGFFAGLSVLAIVSAMDMTNGGLYASLMNQYGTKEESGAFVLMSLESGPLMTMVILGSAGLASFEPHHFIGAVLPFLIGFTLGNLDHDLRTFFSKATPVLIPFFGFALGNTINLNVILDTGLLGIVLGVAVIVITGIPLIIADRVIGGGNGTAGVAASSAAGAAVANPVIIAQINPSFAPVAASATALVAASVIVTAILVPIITALYAKRYGAPQSAENKAKTVPESAHH, from the coding sequence ATGAAAATTAAAGCAACAATGGAACGAATCCCCGGCGGGATGATGCTTATCCCGCTATTGTTAGGCGCCGTATTGAATACCTTTGCGCCAAACACCGGCGAATATTTTGGCTCCTTCACCAAAGGCATGATTGGCGGAACGGTACCTATTCTGGCCGTCTGGTTCTTCTGTATTGGGGCATCCATTGACCTGCGCGCGACCGGCACGGTATTACGCAAATCCGGCACCCTGGTTCTGACCAAAATCGCCGTCGCGTGGGTCGTTGCTATGATTGCGGCGATGTTTATTCCAGATACCGGCATTCAGACCGGCTTCTTCGCGGGTCTCTCCGTACTGGCGATCGTTTCCGCGATGGATATGACCAACGGCGGCCTGTATGCCAGCCTGATGAATCAGTACGGCACGAAAGAAGAGTCCGGTGCGTTTGTTCTGATGTCGCTGGAATCCGGCCCGCTGATGACCATGGTTATCCTCGGCTCCGCAGGTCTGGCCTCCTTCGAACCGCATCACTTTATCGGCGCCGTTCTGCCGTTCCTGATCGGCTTCACGCTGGGTAACCTGGACCACGATCTGCGTACCTTCTTCAGCAAAGCGACGCCGGTACTGATTCCGTTCTTCGGCTTCGCGCTGGGTAACACCATCAACCTGAACGTGATTCTCGACACCGGTCTGCTGGGCATTGTTCTGGGCGTTGCGGTTATCGTCATCACCGGTATTCCGCTGATTATTGCCGACCGTGTTATCGGTGGTGGTAATGGTACTGCAGGCGTCGCGGCCTCTTCCGCCGCCGGTGCCGCCGTCGCCAACCCGGTTATCATCGCGCAGATTAACCCTTCGTTCGCTCCGGTGGCCGCCTCCGCTACCGCGCTGGTTGCCGCAAGCGTCATCGTTACCGCGATTCTGGTGCCGATTATTACCGCGCTCTACGCCAAACGTTATGGCGCACCGCAGTCGGCTGAAAATAAAGCCAAAACCGTACCAGAGTCCGCCCATCACTAA
- a CDS encoding type I secretion system permease/ATPase, whose product MASYTDPLEQATPSTDDTIRLDPRQNHDDPLLDSLMIVCKLHNVITSRNVLTSGLPLEAHRLTLSAFPRAAQRAGLKARVLQRPLENITALSLPAIVLLKNEQAAVLIGWDEQNRARLLSTETEGGEILLAREALAENYSGKTIFIQPGHEFDRQPTATIPRTRSWFKDTLKLSKFLYLDSIVASFIINVIAIATPLFVMNVYDRVVPNQATATLWVLAIGISIAFIFDLILKILRGICLDLAGKKTDLIVSAALFERLLGMKMKERPQRVGGFTQHFQEYQSVRDFLSSLTLTALIDFPFTLLIFLVIGIIGGPLALVPLLCYPIALLVNWMIQRPLLTQVQKTYRLSTERQAMLVETITGLDAIKVNNAQSERQYQWEQIIGQLSKLELRVKSLSYVAVNFTAWIQQISGVTLIVAGVYSIIAGNLSMGGLIACYLLNRRAMMPIGHLCGLITRYQRAKMTKATIDKMMDLEQEVQEDEVPLKRETLSGAIEFRDVSFRYPQNQYLSLNGISLKIEPGEKVGIIGRSGSGKSSLAKLLVGFYQPDGGTILIDGIDARQLDVNDVRHNVGYAPQDIHLFSGTLRDNLLSGASYVDEETMLRAATLAGVHEFARRHPSGYNMQVGERGMNLSGGQRQAVTLARALLLDPPVLLMDEPTSSMDNTSEDLIKKALTPVVRNKTLLLVTHRASLLTLVDRLIILDNGKIIADGPKESVMNALKKGQIHAQR is encoded by the coding sequence ATGGCGTCTTATACTGATCCACTTGAGCAAGCAACTCCTTCCACTGATGACACCATCAGACTCGACCCGCGCCAAAACCATGACGATCCCCTGCTCGATTCGCTGATGATTGTCTGCAAACTGCATAACGTCATCACTAGCCGCAACGTGCTAACCAGCGGGTTACCTCTGGAAGCGCACCGGCTCACCTTAAGCGCATTTCCGCGTGCCGCGCAGCGAGCGGGGCTAAAAGCGCGCGTGCTACAGCGGCCGCTGGAGAACATCACCGCCCTCTCGCTGCCGGCCATCGTGCTGCTGAAAAATGAGCAGGCGGCGGTGCTGATCGGCTGGGATGAACAAAACCGGGCGCGGCTGCTGTCCACCGAAACGGAAGGCGGTGAAATCCTGCTGGCGCGTGAAGCGCTGGCGGAAAACTACAGCGGCAAAACCATTTTTATTCAGCCGGGGCATGAGTTCGACCGCCAGCCAACGGCAACCATCCCTCGCACGCGGTCGTGGTTTAAAGACACGTTAAAACTGTCGAAATTCCTCTATCTTGATTCTATCGTTGCCAGTTTTATCATCAACGTGATCGCGATAGCTACACCGCTTTTCGTGATGAACGTCTACGACCGCGTGGTGCCCAATCAGGCCACCGCCACCCTCTGGGTGCTGGCGATCGGTATCTCAATTGCGTTCATCTTTGACCTTATCCTGAAGATATTACGCGGCATCTGCCTCGATCTGGCCGGGAAAAAGACCGATCTTATCGTCTCAGCGGCGCTGTTTGAACGCCTGCTTGGGATGAAAATGAAAGAACGCCCCCAGCGGGTCGGTGGCTTTACGCAGCACTTCCAGGAGTATCAGTCGGTTCGTGATTTTCTCTCCTCGCTGACCCTGACGGCGCTGATCGACTTCCCATTTACCTTACTGATTTTTCTGGTGATCGGCATTATTGGCGGCCCGCTCGCCCTGGTACCGCTGCTCTGCTACCCGATTGCACTACTGGTTAACTGGATGATTCAGCGCCCGCTGCTGACGCAGGTGCAGAAAACCTACCGCCTCTCTACCGAACGCCAGGCCATGCTGGTTGAAACCATTACCGGGCTGGATGCCATCAAGGTCAACAACGCGCAAAGCGAGCGCCAGTATCAGTGGGAACAGATCATCGGCCAGCTCAGTAAGCTTGAGCTGCGGGTAAAATCACTGTCCTACGTGGCGGTCAACTTTACCGCCTGGATCCAGCAAATCAGCGGCGTTACGCTGATTGTCGCCGGGGTGTACAGCATTATCGCCGGTAACCTCAGCATGGGCGGCCTGATTGCCTGCTACCTGCTCAACCGCCGCGCGATGATGCCGATCGGCCACCTCTGCGGCCTGATTACCCGCTACCAGCGCGCCAAAATGACCAAAGCCACCATCGATAAGATGATGGATCTTGAGCAGGAAGTGCAGGAAGACGAAGTGCCGCTGAAGCGCGAAACGCTCTCCGGCGCCATCGAATTCCGCGACGTCAGCTTCCGCTACCCGCAAAACCAGTACCTGTCGCTGAACGGTATTTCGTTAAAAATCGAGCCCGGGGAAAAGGTCGGGATCATCGGCCGCAGCGGTTCCGGAAAAAGTTCGCTGGCGAAGCTGCTGGTAGGTTTCTACCAGCCGGACGGCGGCACCATCCTGATCGACGGTATCGACGCCCGTCAGCTCGACGTTAACGATGTGCGCCACAACGTGGGCTATGCGCCGCAGGACATTCATCTGTTCAGCGGCACGCTGCGCGACAACTTGCTCAGCGGCGCCAGCTACGTGGACGAAGAAACCATGCTGCGCGCGGCCACGCTGGCGGGTGTGCACGAATTCGCCCGCCGCCATCCTTCAGGCTACAACATGCAGGTCGGCGAGCGCGGGATGAACCTCTCAGGCGGCCAACGCCAGGCCGTGACCCTGGCGCGCGCGCTGCTGCTCGACCCGCCGGTGCTGCTGATGGATGAGCCGACCAGTTCGATGGATAACACCAGTGAAGACCTGATCAAGAAGGCGCTGACGCCGGTGGTCCGCAATAAAACGCTGCTGCTGGTTACCCACCGCGCCTCGCTGCTGACGCTGGTTGACCGTCTGATCATCCTCGATAACGGCAAAATTATCGCCGATGGTCCGAAAGAAAGCGTGATGAACGCACTGAAGAAAGGACAAATTCATGCGCAACGCTAA
- the phnC gene encoding phosphonate ABC transporter ATP-binding protein, producing the protein MQTIIRVEKLNKTFNQHQVLHAVDLNVHAGEMVALLGPSGSGKSTLLRHLSGLIVGDKTPECRIELLGKTIQRAGRLARDIRQSRAHTGYIFQQFNLVNRLSVMENVLIGALGSTPFWRTCFSWFTREQKQRALQALTRVGMAHMAHQRVSTLSGGQQQRVAIARALMQQAKVILADEPIASLDPESARIVMDTLRDINQTDGITVVVTLHQVDYALRYCERIVALRQGHVFYDGSSQQFDNERFDHLYRSINRVEENAQAA; encoded by the coding sequence ATGCAAACGATTATTCGCGTTGAAAAACTCAACAAAACGTTCAACCAGCATCAGGTACTGCACGCCGTTGACCTGAACGTGCACGCCGGTGAGATGGTGGCTCTGCTTGGCCCGTCCGGCTCCGGCAAATCCACCCTTTTACGTCATCTGAGCGGCCTGATCGTGGGCGATAAAACGCCGGAATGTCGCATTGAGCTGCTGGGGAAAACCATCCAGCGGGCGGGTCGCCTGGCGCGCGACATCCGCCAGAGCCGCGCTCACACCGGCTACATCTTCCAGCAGTTCAACCTCGTAAACCGCCTGAGCGTGATGGAGAACGTGCTGATTGGCGCGCTCGGCAGCACGCCGTTCTGGCGCACCTGCTTTAGCTGGTTCACCCGCGAACAGAAGCAGCGCGCGTTACAAGCGTTAACGCGCGTGGGCATGGCGCACATGGCGCACCAGCGCGTGTCGACGCTTTCGGGCGGCCAGCAGCAGCGCGTGGCGATTGCCCGTGCGCTGATGCAGCAGGCGAAAGTGATCCTCGCCGACGAACCTATCGCCTCGCTGGACCCGGAATCCGCACGCATCGTGATGGACACGCTGCGCGACATTAACCAGACCGACGGCATCACCGTAGTGGTGACGCTGCATCAGGTCGACTATGCGCTGCGCTACTGCGAACGCATCGTCGCGCTGCGTCAGGGACACGTGTTCTACGACGGCAGCAGCCAGCAGTTTGATAACGAACGATTTGACCATCTCTACCGCAGCATTAATCGCGTCGAAGAGAACGCGCAGGCTGCTTAA